One genomic region from Spirosoma sp. KCTC 42546 encodes:
- the pabB gene encoding aminodeoxychorismate synthase component I: MNVLRVTVDNIPAIRGHALTWAMGQQAHKDGFVAFLNNNTVAYPNDPFPNRLFVGQKRVISFSDSTAIQALADAHHAHPSFLVGYLGYDLKNQLEALNSRNPNRLGFPDAYFVEPEWIIDFEEDSLVIRGKGDPNELWSQLVALSSSPAPRALSPAPRAIQCRVTPNEYLANVRRIQQHILAGDVYELNYCIEFFAEQIDLDPLSTYLALNERSPMPFSSFLKIGDRYVMGASPERFLTKKGRTILSQPIKGTIRRGRTSEEDVILRAQLLNSEKERAENLMIVDLVRNDLARSAKTGSVWVDELFGIYGFKQVYQMISTVSATLRDDVSWADAIRNAFPMGSMTGAPKIRAMELIDELEVSRRGVYSGAVGFITPEGDFDFNVVIRTLLYNAQTQYASFSVGSAITYDADPAQEWEECLLKAKAIRDVLGASF; this comes from the coding sequence ATGAACGTTTTGCGGGTGACTGTTGACAACATCCCGGCAATTCGGGGGCATGCGTTGACCTGGGCAATGGGGCAACAGGCACACAAAGACGGTTTTGTCGCGTTTCTGAATAATAATACTGTTGCTTACCCAAATGACCCGTTTCCGAACCGATTATTTGTCGGACAGAAACGGGTTATTTCGTTTTCGGACTCAACAGCCATTCAGGCATTGGCCGACGCTCACCACGCGCATCCCTCATTTCTGGTTGGTTATCTGGGTTATGATCTCAAGAATCAGCTCGAAGCGCTTAATAGCCGTAATCCCAATCGGCTTGGTTTCCCGGATGCTTATTTTGTGGAACCAGAGTGGATCATTGATTTTGAAGAGGATAGCCTAGTGATTCGGGGAAAAGGTGATCCAAACGAATTGTGGAGTCAGTTAGTAGCCTTATCTTCATCTCCTGCTCCTCGCGCCCTTTCCCCTGCTCCTCGCGCCATCCAATGCCGCGTTACCCCCAATGAATACCTGGCCAATGTTCGCCGAATTCAGCAGCATATCCTGGCGGGCGATGTGTATGAGCTAAATTATTGCATTGAGTTTTTTGCCGAGCAGATCGACTTGGACCCGTTGTCCACCTATCTCGCCTTGAATGAACGGTCGCCGATGCCGTTCTCGAGTTTTCTGAAAATTGGGGATCGGTATGTTATGGGTGCGTCTCCAGAGCGATTTTTGACTAAAAAAGGCCGGACCATTTTATCACAGCCTATAAAAGGCACCATTCGTAGAGGGAGAACGTCGGAAGAAGATGTTATTCTTCGTGCCCAACTGCTGAACTCTGAAAAAGAGCGGGCCGAAAATCTGATGATTGTCGATCTGGTCCGTAACGATCTCGCCCGAAGTGCCAAAACCGGCTCAGTGTGGGTGGATGAACTCTTTGGTATCTATGGGTTCAAGCAGGTGTATCAGATGATTTCGACAGTATCGGCAACCCTCCGTGACGATGTTTCCTGGGCTGATGCTATCCGTAATGCCTTTCCAATGGGGAGCATGACGGGTGCCCCCAAAATCCGGGCTATGGAGTTAATCGATGAACTGGAAGTCAGTAGGAGGGGAGTGTATTCGGGGGCAGTTGGTTTTATAACTCCCGAGGGTGATTTTGATTTTAATGTTGTTATCCGAACGCTGCTCTACAATGCCCAAACTCAATATGCTTCATTTTCTGTGGGCAGCGCCATTACCTACGATGCCGATCCTGCACAGGAATGGGAGGAATGCCTGCTAAAAGCAAAGGCGATTCGGGATGTGCTGGGGGCTAGTTTTTAG
- a CDS encoding NYN domain-containing protein translates to MPAASRLTRIGVFYDGNYFLHVSNYYNYSHERRSRISISGLHAFIRRQVAEEEGVNERLCQIVDAHYFRGRLNAHEANQRGNQLFYDRLFDDILMSEGVVTHYLPVKTYQGYRQEKGIDVWLALEAFELAQYKKFDVVVLITSDGDYVPLIRKLNTLGSRIMVLSWDFEFLNEQGEKQVTRTSQDLLEEVSYPVGMHGLIDDRSRRNDMVIQNLFVKQQAARPTFTAVAANGSSYANGFGSGLSASDAYDSAYSSSDEPNYNLADGLDLVDDDPEGRKISTIRSLKTGYGFVNYPPNNLFFHYTSLVDTDFNELQVDDEVEFTIGQNAEGKDIAVDVRLIHT, encoded by the coding sequence ATGCCAGCAGCATCCCGACTAACCCGGATTGGGGTTTTCTATGACGGTAACTATTTTTTACACGTAAGCAACTACTATAATTATTCTCACGAACGTCGCAGCCGTATCAGTATTTCAGGCCTGCACGCATTCATTCGTCGGCAGGTAGCCGAAGAGGAAGGCGTCAACGAACGCCTGTGTCAGATTGTAGATGCACATTATTTTCGTGGGCGATTAAATGCCCATGAAGCTAACCAACGCGGTAATCAGCTCTTCTACGATCGGTTATTCGATGATATTCTAATGTCGGAAGGGGTAGTCACGCACTACCTTCCCGTAAAAACATATCAGGGTTATCGGCAGGAAAAAGGGATTGATGTATGGTTAGCCCTCGAAGCCTTTGAATTGGCTCAGTATAAGAAATTCGATGTAGTAGTACTCATTACATCCGATGGAGATTATGTGCCCCTTATTCGTAAACTAAACACGCTTGGTTCCCGAATCATGGTGCTGAGCTGGGATTTTGAATTCCTGAACGAGCAAGGCGAAAAACAGGTTACGCGTACCTCGCAGGATTTACTGGAGGAAGTATCGTATCCAGTTGGTATGCACGGCCTGATTGATGACCGGAGCCGCCGAAATGATATGGTCATTCAGAATCTGTTTGTGAAGCAACAGGCTGCTCGCCCAACCTTTACAGCTGTGGCTGCCAATGGCAGCAGTTATGCGAATGGATTCGGTAGCGGACTCTCAGCGAGCGATGCCTATGATTCCGCCTATTCATCGTCCGACGAGCCTAACTACAACCTTGCCGATGGCTTGGATTTGGTAGACGATGACCCGGAAGGACGTAAAATAAGTACCATTCGCAGCCTGAAAACCGGTTATGGTTTTGTAAACTATCCGCCCAACAATCTGTTTTTCCACTATACAAGCCTGGTTGATACCGACTTCAACGAGTTGCAGGTAGACGACGAAGTTGAATTTACCATTGGCCAGAATGCTGAGGGTAAAGACATTGCCGTTGATGTTCGATTGATACATACGTAA
- the hisB gene encoding bifunctional histidinol-phosphatase/imidazoleglycerol-phosphate dehydratase HisB translates to MQKILFIDRDGTLILEPQPDQQVDSLAKLDYIPKAISAMRTIAEETDYELVMVTNQDGLGTDAFPEDTFWPAHNKMLATFAGENVHFSAVHIDRHFPRDNSPTRKPGIGMLTEYFTDAYDLANSYVIGDRLTDVQLAVNLGAKAILFLPPDGLATVQAADVSGMTEAMQNAIALKTDDWDQIYAFLRLPARTATVERTTKETQIRVDLNLDGKGQAKIHTGLGFFDHMLDQVAKHSGADLSIQVNGDLHIDEHHTIEDTALALGEAYRRALGDKRGISRYGFLLPMDEALAQVGIDFSGRPWLVWDADFKREKIGDMPTEMFFHFFKSFSDTALCNLNIKVEGDNEHHKIEAIFKAFAKAIKMAVRRDIKELDNLPSTKGVL, encoded by the coding sequence ATGCAAAAAATTCTGTTTATCGACCGCGATGGTACGCTCATCCTTGAGCCACAACCCGATCAGCAGGTCGATTCGTTAGCCAAGCTTGACTATATTCCCAAAGCTATTTCGGCTATGCGGACAATTGCCGAAGAAACGGATTATGAGTTGGTGATGGTCACCAATCAGGACGGCCTTGGCACGGATGCATTTCCAGAAGACACTTTCTGGCCCGCTCATAACAAAATGTTAGCCACATTTGCCGGAGAAAATGTTCATTTCTCGGCGGTTCACATAGACCGCCATTTCCCGCGTGACAACTCACCTACCCGTAAGCCAGGCATCGGGATGCTAACCGAATATTTTACGGATGCCTATGATCTGGCAAACAGCTATGTCATTGGCGACCGGCTGACCGACGTGCAGTTAGCGGTAAATCTGGGTGCCAAAGCGATTTTATTTCTACCACCAGATGGGCTGGCCACCGTGCAGGCAGCTGATGTGTCAGGAATGACGGAGGCTATGCAGAACGCCATTGCCCTTAAAACCGACGACTGGGATCAGATTTACGCGTTTCTTCGATTACCAGCCCGAACGGCAACCGTTGAACGTACTACGAAAGAAACCCAAATCCGAGTCGACTTAAACCTCGATGGAAAGGGTCAGGCCAAAATCCATACCGGGCTTGGCTTCTTCGACCATATGCTCGACCAGGTGGCCAAGCATTCGGGGGCGGACCTGAGCATTCAGGTCAACGGCGATCTGCACATCGACGAACACCATACCATTGAAGATACGGCACTCGCCCTGGGCGAAGCCTACCGACGCGCCCTTGGCGACAAGCGGGGCATTAGTCGTTATGGGTTCCTGCTACCGATGGACGAAGCGCTGGCGCAAGTTGGCATTGACTTCTCAGGACGGCCCTGGCTCGTTTGGGATGCCGACTTTAAGCGCGAGAAAATCGGCGATATGCCTACCGAAATGTTCTTCCATTTCTTCAAGTCATTTTCTGATACGGCGCTCTGTAATCTTAACATTAAAGTTGAAGGCGACAATGAGCATCACAAAATCGAAGCCATTTTTAAAGCCTTTGCTAAAGCCATTAAAATGGCTGTTCGGCGCGATATAAAAGAACTGGATAACCTGCCCAGTACGAAGGGGGTTTTATAG
- a CDS encoding 1-acyl-sn-glycerol-3-phosphate acyltransferase, with product MLSAITRWLFKLAGWRVVGPVPDISKAIWVVAPHTTNWDFLLGLGIRPTIHVWIEYLAKSSLFTWYSGWLFRALGGKPVYRDKSHNLVDAMVAVFNSTERLHICIAPEGTRSNVSKLKTGFYYIAFKASVPLIPVGFDWPRKLVIIGTPLYTTGNYSADMIPFYEFFSQIHGIKKDWLKQWEETGIID from the coding sequence ATGCTTAGTGCTATTACCCGTTGGTTATTTAAGCTTGCCGGATGGCGAGTTGTTGGCCCCGTTCCAGACATATCGAAAGCGATCTGGGTCGTAGCACCTCACACAACCAATTGGGATTTCCTTCTCGGTCTTGGCATTCGCCCAACTATTCATGTCTGGATTGAATACCTTGCTAAAAGCTCACTCTTTACTTGGTACTCAGGCTGGTTATTTCGGGCACTGGGAGGTAAACCCGTCTACCGAGACAAGTCACACAATTTAGTGGATGCGATGGTTGCCGTGTTCAATTCAACTGAGCGGTTGCATATCTGTATTGCTCCTGAAGGTACCCGCAGCAACGTTTCAAAGCTAAAAACGGGCTTCTATTACATTGCCTTTAAAGCGAGCGTTCCGCTTATTCCGGTTGGCTTCGACTGGCCCCGTAAACTCGTTATTATCGGTACCCCCCTATACACTACGGGCAATTACTCTGCCGATATGATACCCTTCTACGAGTTTTTTTCCCAGATTCATGGCATTAAGAAAGACTGGCTGAAGCAGTGGGAAGAAACGGGGATAATTGACTAG
- the nspC gene encoding carboxynorspermidine decarboxylase, which produces MNTTLLQNLNDAAIPSPCFILEEAKLRRNLALLDSVQKAAGVTIILALKGFSMYSAFPLVREYLSGATASSLNEIKLVNEYMGVQAHTYIPAYQDATFDEVVSRSSHLTFNSWSQWERYKDRAVGRVSCGIRVNPQYSEVATDMYNPCVPGSRLGATRDQLPDQLPEGLEGIHFHTLCENDSFTLERTLEALEARFSDLLHQAKWVNFGGGHLMSREGYDTNHLIGLLTAFRQKYNVDVILEPGSAIAWQTGVLVSEVLDVLDSQGIHVAVLDTSFAAHMPDTLEMPYKPRIINSYHEPVAGKPTYRLGGMTCLAGDFMGDYSFDEPLEIGDKLVFDDMIHYTMVKTTTFNGVNLPAIGIWKENETFQLVKTYGYESFKDRLS; this is translated from the coding sequence ATGAATACGACTTTGTTGCAAAACCTCAATGACGCTGCTATTCCGTCGCCCTGCTTTATCCTGGAAGAAGCTAAACTACGCCGAAACCTTGCCTTACTCGATTCGGTGCAGAAGGCGGCTGGCGTAACCATTATTCTGGCATTGAAAGGCTTTTCCATGTATAGTGCGTTCCCGTTGGTGCGTGAATATTTAAGCGGTGCGACAGCCAGTTCGCTCAACGAAATCAAACTCGTGAACGAGTACATGGGCGTGCAGGCGCATACCTATATACCTGCTTATCAGGATGCTACTTTTGATGAAGTCGTTAGCCGTAGCAGCCACCTGACTTTCAATTCCTGGAGCCAGTGGGAGCGATATAAGGACCGGGCGGTTGGGCGCGTTTCCTGCGGCATTCGGGTAAATCCGCAATACTCCGAAGTGGCCACGGATATGTATAATCCCTGCGTACCGGGTTCACGACTGGGTGCCACGCGTGATCAGCTGCCTGATCAATTACCGGAGGGGCTGGAGGGAATTCACTTTCACACCCTCTGCGAAAATGATTCATTTACATTAGAGCGCACGCTTGAGGCTCTCGAAGCCCGATTTAGTGATCTGCTTCATCAGGCGAAGTGGGTTAATTTCGGAGGAGGACATTTAATGAGCCGCGAGGGGTATGACACGAATCACCTGATTGGCTTGCTGACTGCTTTCCGACAGAAATATAATGTGGATGTAATTCTGGAACCCGGTTCCGCCATTGCCTGGCAAACGGGTGTGCTGGTATCAGAAGTGCTCGATGTGCTGGATAGCCAGGGAATTCACGTCGCGGTTTTAGATACGTCGTTTGCTGCCCATATGCCCGATACGCTCGAAATGCCCTATAAGCCACGGATTATCAATTCATACCACGAGCCTGTTGCGGGCAAACCAACCTATCGCCTGGGTGGTATGACTTGCCTCGCTGGCGATTTCATGGGTGATTACTCATTTGACGAACCCCTGGAAATTGGTGATAAACTCGTGTTTGATGACATGATTCATTACACCATGGTGAAAACCACAACCTTCAATGGGGTGAACTTGCCCGCTATTGGTATCTGGAAGGAAAACGAGACATTTCAGCTGGTCAAAACCTACGGCTACGAGAGTTTTAAAGATCGACTGAGTTAA
- a CDS encoding energy transducer TonB, with protein MHVNLYTRQPIVSKACFLTIGLFLLSVACFAQRLAERDMNVYTVVEKQPEFPGGIGALMEYLKTSVQYPPEAKKAKIKDRLFVSFIVELDGSRTDITVLKGLGYGCDEEAMRVVRAMPCWEPGSQSGRLIRVKYNLPILFGTDYPKVKVRYRGLPTFAG; from the coding sequence ATGCATGTAAATTTATATACGCGTCAACCGATAGTCAGTAAAGCTTGCTTTCTGACTATCGGTTTGTTTTTACTCTCAGTTGCCTGTTTCGCCCAACGATTGGCTGAACGAGATATGAATGTGTACACAGTTGTAGAAAAGCAACCCGAATTTCCTGGTGGAATAGGTGCATTAATGGAATACCTTAAAACATCAGTTCAATATCCACCAGAAGCTAAAAAAGCAAAGATTAAAGACCGGCTTTTTGTTTCGTTCATAGTTGAACTAGATGGTTCCCGTACGGATATTACCGTCCTGAAAGGCCTTGGCTACGGCTGCGACGAAGAGGCTATGCGGGTTGTTAGAGCAATGCCGTGTTGGGAGCCAGGAAGTCAATCGGGCAGACTAATACGAGTCAAGTACAATTTGCCTATACTTTTCGGAACCGACTATCCAAAGGTCAAGGTACGATACAGAGGTTTGCCTACCTTTGCGGGATGA
- a CDS encoding energy transducer TonB: MLHSDAPVSVALTYDDVIFQARHKAYGAFDLRQHYRPTLSRALGLGVGLFLMGLSGPMLYDRFWPQADFATKQSMTEVSLTKIKELPAEKPIELPPVEKQPTVNTVRNLPPVVMPEADVVEENPPATVDQLQDATSGPETAEGSGDVEVIAAPEAKVATVQEKAVEVETKTEAPFITVEQQPEYPGGLDALRNFLSKNLNYPRSAASAGVSGRVFVSFVVNTDGSLTDLQVLKGIGFGCDEEAIRVMRKMPNWRPGKQAGRAVRVKYNLPISFTLE; encoded by the coding sequence ATGCTTCACTCCGATGCTCCAGTATCCGTCGCACTGACTTACGACGACGTTATTTTTCAGGCCCGTCATAAGGCCTATGGTGCTTTTGACCTGCGCCAGCATTACCGACCGACACTCAGCCGCGCATTAGGGCTGGGTGTCGGTTTATTTTTGATGGGACTATCTGGTCCCATGCTCTACGACCGGTTTTGGCCTCAGGCAGATTTCGCTACTAAACAGTCAATGACTGAGGTGTCGCTGACCAAGATCAAGGAGCTTCCTGCCGAAAAACCCATCGAGTTGCCACCTGTTGAGAAGCAGCCAACCGTTAATACGGTTCGAAATCTACCGCCTGTAGTTATGCCCGAGGCCGATGTAGTGGAAGAGAATCCGCCTGCTACGGTTGATCAACTTCAGGATGCTACTTCAGGGCCTGAAACCGCCGAAGGTTCTGGCGATGTGGAGGTGATTGCTGCGCCTGAGGCAAAAGTGGCTACGGTGCAGGAAAAGGCGGTAGAGGTAGAAACGAAGACCGAAGCACCATTTATCACGGTTGAGCAACAACCCGAATACCCCGGGGGGCTGGATGCACTGAGAAACTTCCTGAGTAAAAACCTAAATTACCCACGCTCAGCGGCCTCGGCGGGTGTTTCGGGACGGGTGTTCGTCAGCTTTGTCGTCAATACGGATGGGAGCCTTACTGACTTGCAGGTACTGAAAGGAATTGGCTTTGGTTGCGATGAAGAAGCCATACGCGTAATGAGAAAAATGCCTAATTGGCGACCCGGCAAGCAGGCAGGACGGGCCGTCCGGGTAAAGTATAATTTGCCCATTTCGTTTACATTGGAATAA
- a CDS encoding saccharopine dehydrogenase family protein produces MANVLIIGAGGVGSVVAHKCAMNSQVFTTIMLASRTKAKCDRIAAEIKEMHGITIQTAQVDADVVAETVALIRSFNPVLVINVALPYQDLPIMDACLEAGVHYMDTANYEPKDVAKFEYSWQWAYKERFEQAGLMALLGCGFDPGATQVFTAYANKHYFDRMDYLDIVDCNAGNHGKAFATNFNPEINIREITQPGRYWENGEWVEIPAMSIHKPIDYPAIGPKESYVLYHEELESLVKNFPTLKRARFWMTFGQAYLTHLEVLQNVGMTRIDTVQFKGMDIVPLEFLKAVLPAPDTLGENYTGQTSIGCQIKGVKDGEDRTYFIWNNCDHAETYREVRGQAVSYTTGVPAMIGAMLMLTGVWMKPGVWNCEEMDPDPFIEQMNKQGLPVNERVNIPLPHEYPA; encoded by the coding sequence ATGGCAAATGTGCTCATTATCGGAGCCGGTGGTGTTGGCAGCGTTGTAGCGCATAAATGCGCAATGAACAGCCAGGTCTTTACAACGATTATGCTGGCTAGTCGTACCAAAGCAAAGTGCGACCGTATTGCTGCCGAAATTAAGGAAATGCACGGCATCACGATTCAAACGGCGCAGGTCGATGCAGATGTGGTAGCCGAGACAGTTGCGTTGATTCGGTCGTTTAATCCGGTGCTGGTCATCAATGTAGCGTTACCCTATCAGGACTTACCCATTATGGATGCCTGCCTGGAAGCGGGCGTACATTATATGGATACGGCCAATTATGAACCCAAGGATGTAGCCAAGTTTGAGTATAGCTGGCAATGGGCTTACAAAGAACGATTCGAACAGGCAGGCTTGATGGCATTGCTTGGGTGCGGTTTCGATCCAGGCGCTACTCAGGTGTTTACGGCTTATGCCAATAAGCATTACTTCGACCGGATGGACTATCTGGATATTGTTGATTGCAATGCGGGCAACCACGGTAAAGCGTTTGCCACGAATTTTAACCCGGAAATCAACATTCGGGAAATTACCCAGCCGGGCCGCTACTGGGAAAATGGCGAATGGGTTGAGATTCCGGCCATGAGCATTCATAAGCCGATTGATTACCCGGCTATTGGCCCTAAAGAATCCTATGTTCTTTATCACGAGGAGCTGGAATCACTGGTAAAGAACTTCCCGACTCTAAAGCGGGCACGGTTCTGGATGACCTTTGGCCAGGCGTATCTAACGCACCTCGAAGTGCTGCAGAACGTAGGCATGACCCGGATCGATACGGTTCAATTTAAAGGAATGGATATTGTACCCCTTGAGTTTCTGAAAGCCGTACTACCCGCTCCCGATACGTTAGGTGAAAACTATACCGGACAAACCAGTATTGGTTGCCAGATTAAAGGGGTAAAAGATGGTGAAGACCGTACCTATTTTATCTGGAACAACTGCGATCATGCCGAAACCTATCGCGAAGTGCGCGGTCAGGCCGTTAGCTATACAACGGGCGTTCCGGCTATGATTGGGGCAATGCTGATGCTCACAGGTGTATGGATGAAACCCGGCGTCTGGAATTGTGAAGAAATGGACCCCGATCCGTTTATCGAACAGATGAATAAACAGGGATTACCGGTAAACGAACGGGTGAATATTCCGTTGCCACATGAGTACCCTGCCTGA
- a CDS encoding TetR/AcrR family transcriptional regulator, producing MKVVKRRNRQMTMERILRAMGEVMAERGTEKAGINAVAERAGVNKVLIYRYFGGWNGLLEAYVHRGFFLSMFNDKFLESVPDNLAPEARSKAWSEYTIQFMREFRSRKSSQELIRWEMSNGETELARRLADFRDQSYKTMVSKLAPYSDFDPIAITSLMVAAVTHLVLTSNQRDHIGDIDLRSDAGWERLETAIRRIYSSLNIALERENAKTA from the coding sequence ATGAAAGTCGTCAAGCGAAGAAATCGCCAGATGACCATGGAGCGAATTTTACGTGCCATGGGTGAAGTAATGGCCGAGCGAGGCACTGAAAAGGCTGGAATCAACGCCGTTGCTGAGCGCGCTGGCGTGAATAAAGTACTTATTTATCGCTACTTCGGTGGCTGGAACGGTCTGCTGGAAGCGTATGTCCATCGCGGATTCTTCCTATCCATGTTCAACGATAAATTTCTGGAATCGGTACCGGATAATCTGGCCCCTGAAGCCCGAAGCAAAGCCTGGTCTGAATATACCATTCAGTTCATGCGTGAGTTTCGGAGCCGTAAGTCTTCGCAGGAATTGATTCGCTGGGAAATGTCGAATGGCGAAACCGAACTGGCCCGCCGATTAGCCGACTTCCGGGATCAGTCCTACAAGACGATGGTGAGCAAATTAGCCCCTTATTCTGATTTCGACCCTATTGCTATTACCAGCCTAATGGTGGCTGCTGTGACGCATCTGGTTCTCACCAGTAACCAACGCGACCATATCGGCGATATTGACCTTCGCTCCGATGCAGGTTGGGAACGGCTGGAAACGGCTATCCGCCGAATTTATTCCAGTTTGAATATTGCCCTTGAGCGTGAAAATGCCAAGACGGCGTAA
- a CDS encoding aminopeptidase P family protein has protein sequence MRYLPIDNQLFIHNRQRLANLLKTKSLVVVNANDIMPTNADGTMTFRQNNDLFYLTGVDQEETCLVLFPDHPDPKFREALFLRETSELIEIWEGHKLTKAEAEQVTGISQKQIYWTHQFEQVFMQMVFEAEHIYLNTNEHTRAGVQVQTRDARYIDEFRQKYPLHKLERLAPLMHYLRAIKQPQELPLIQTAIDITDKMFRRLLGFIKPGVWEYEIEAEMMHEFIKNRSRGAAYSPIIASGANACVLHYIDNSQQCQDGDVILLDIGAEYANYNADMTRSVPVNGRFTKRQRAVYDAVLRVMKEATQMLKPGNLWDDYHKEVGKVMESELIGLGLLDRADVDKQDPDAPLYKKYFMHGTSHFLGLDVHDVGNKYRKMEPGMVFTVEPGIYIPKEKLGIRLENNVVLTESGNIDLMANIPLEAEEIEEFMNK, from the coding sequence ATGCGTTATTTACCCATCGACAACCAGCTTTTCATTCACAATCGCCAGCGACTTGCTAATCTGCTGAAAACAAAATCATTAGTTGTCGTAAATGCAAACGACATTATGCCAACTAATGCCGATGGCACGATGACGTTCCGGCAAAATAACGACCTCTTTTACCTAACGGGTGTCGATCAGGAAGAAACCTGTCTGGTGTTATTTCCCGATCACCCTGATCCAAAATTTCGCGAAGCCTTATTTCTACGTGAAACCAGCGAGCTTATTGAAATCTGGGAAGGGCACAAACTGACCAAAGCAGAAGCCGAACAGGTAACGGGTATATCTCAGAAGCAAATTTACTGGACTCACCAGTTTGAGCAGGTATTTATGCAAATGGTCTTCGAGGCAGAACATATCTATCTGAACACCAATGAGCATACTCGCGCTGGCGTACAGGTGCAGACGCGAGACGCCCGGTATATCGACGAATTCCGACAAAAATATCCGCTTCATAAGCTGGAACGGCTTGCTCCGTTGATGCATTACCTCAGAGCCATCAAACAACCACAGGAACTCCCGCTTATTCAAACCGCCATCGACATTACCGATAAGATGTTTAGGCGACTGCTTGGTTTTATCAAGCCGGGTGTTTGGGAGTATGAAATTGAGGCTGAGATGATGCACGAATTCATCAAAAATCGCTCTCGGGGAGCAGCCTATAGTCCAATTATTGCTTCGGGGGCTAACGCCTGCGTATTGCACTATATCGACAATAGTCAACAGTGTCAGGATGGAGATGTGATACTACTCGATATTGGCGCGGAGTATGCAAACTACAATGCGGATATGACCCGGTCCGTCCCTGTTAACGGACGGTTTACTAAACGTCAGCGCGCTGTGTATGATGCTGTATTACGGGTAATGAAAGAGGCTACCCAAATGCTCAAGCCCGGTAACCTCTGGGATGACTATCACAAGGAAGTGGGTAAGGTAATGGAGTCCGAGCTGATCGGCTTAGGCTTATTGGATCGGGCTGACGTGGATAAACAGGACCCTGATGCGCCTTTATACAAAAAGTACTTCATGCATGGTACATCGCACTTTCTGGGACTTGATGTGCATGACGTAGGTAACAAATACCGGAAAATGGAACCCGGTATGGTCTTTACCGTTGAACCTGGTATTTATATTCCCAAAGAGAAACTGGGTATCCGGCTGGAAAACAACGTTGTACTAACAGAGTCTGGAAACATTGACCTCATGGCCAACATTCCCCTCGAAGCCGAAGAGATTGAAGAATTTATGAATAAGTGA